A section of the Anabaena cylindrica PCC 7122 genome encodes:
- a CDS encoding DUF3124 domain-containing protein, whose product MKFYLHIYLVVVVILLASCKATEISSKSQPHTTQAISSQKIVTLDKNFKIAMGQTIYVPVYSHIYHHNRQEIFNLAATLSIRNTDLANPLIITSVRYYDSDGKLVKNYLEQPIQLDALASTDFFINRNNTSGGLGANFIVEWVASTEISEPIVEAIMIGTDFQQGISFTSSGKVIKSQN is encoded by the coding sequence ATGAAGTTTTATCTACATATTTATTTAGTAGTTGTAGTAATTTTGCTTGCGTCTTGTAAAGCAACAGAAATCTCATCTAAGTCACAACCTCATACTACTCAGGCAATCTCATCTCAAAAGATAGTGACTTTAGATAAAAACTTCAAGATAGCAATGGGTCAAACAATTTATGTTCCTGTCTACTCTCATATTTATCATCACAATCGACAGGAAATTTTTAATTTAGCGGCTACGCTCAGTATTCGCAATACAGATTTGGCAAATCCGCTGATCATTACTTCTGTGCGCTACTATGATTCAGATGGTAAATTAGTTAAGAACTATTTAGAGCAACCAATTCAACTTGATGCACTGGCTTCAACAGATTTTTTTATTAATAGAAATAACACCAGTGGGGGTTTAGGCGCAAACTTTATTGTCGAGTGGGTAGCCTCAACAGAAATATCTGAACCGATAGTAGAAGCGATCATGATTGGTACTGACTTTCAGCAAGGAATCTCTTTTACCAGTTCGGGTAAGGTCATTAAAAGTCAAAATTAA